gaatgagTCGAAATTGCCTTTCTCTGTTGGAACAGTTTCAGGACGCTCTCCCGAATCTGTTTGGTCTTCACCCCATAAACAATAGGGTTGAGCATGGGAGGTGTAAGCAAGTACAGGTTGGCCATAAGGATGTGAATATGGGGGGCGATGGTGTGACCCCCAAAGCGATGTGTGAAAAAGGTGAAGAATGCTAGAGTGTAGGTGATAAGGATTGCACAAATATGGGAAGTGCAAGTGTTGACGGCCTTGCTCCGTGCATCCTTGGAGGATAATCCCACAACAGCTCGGAGGATCAAGACATAAGACATGAAAATGCAGAAGATGTCAAACCCTCCAATGACTGAGGCTGCCACCAAGCCGTAGATGGCGTCGATCGCAGTAGGTGTGAGCAATGACATTTGTGCGGCAGAACGGCAATCCTCTGAGCAAGAAGGGGAAGGGTAGCATCAACACAGCTCCTCGGAGAAAGGTGGCCAGGCCCATCTTGGCAATGACGGAGTTGGTCAAGATGGCGGTGTACCTTAGAGGGTAACAGATGGCGACAAATCGGTCCAGGGCCATGAGCATGAGGACCCCAGACTCCATCCCGGTGAGAGTGTGGATGAAGAACATCTGGGCCAGGCAGGAGCTGAGGTCAATCTCCTTCAGCTTGAACCACAAGATGCCTAAAGTTTTGGGCATCACGGAGTTGATCCCAGCAAGGTCAGTGATGGAGAGCAGGCTGAGAAAGCAGTACATGGGCCTGTGAAGAGCTTCCTCCGTCCAGATGAGGTAGAGGAGGCCGCAGTTCCCCACCATAGCAATGAGATACATGGAGCAAAAGGGGAGGGAGATCCAGACATGGGCAGCTTCAAGGCCCGGGATCCCATTCAGGATGAAGTAGGAAAGGGTGCCCTCAGTGTGGTTAGATGCCGCCATGCTGGACAGCTGAAGGTTATGTTTCCCCTCACAGCAGTAGACAGACCCTGGGTTGGTTAGAAAGATACCATGCAAGGCAAACTTTAGACAACTGACTCAGAGCTTTCCCTCAGAGCAAGTGTTAATAAAGCTACATGCAAATTTTATCTGCAAATGGTGCCAAAGTGAATATTTTTTACAAACTAGGTCTgatatatcaagatgggtagctgtgttagtctatctagcaatggaaaagagcaagagtccagaagcacctacaagactaacaacatttgtggtaggataggggcttttgtgagtcacagctcacttcttcaggtagagcaagagtccagtagcacctataagactacaaAATTAGtaggagggtatgagctttcgtgagccagaatatctgaagaattgagctgtggctcacgcaagctcctaccctaccactcaTTTTGTagctgctcctggactcttgctcttttccacgggGTCTAAATGGTGAAGTGGAGTGTGACTTGCGAAAAAATGGTGTGGGGaggggtgttgccaagtaggccccctcccctgctttaaagcctgccatggactgtgttaaagtttcctgcgttgctgttttactgctgcaccaaagactgctttgcacgtgtgtgctctgatgcacgtgtcagtttcctgcctgcgtgtcaattgccctgctgctgtaatagactgtgtagtttactgactccatgtttggataactgcacaaaggactctctttctgggcagccctgccctgacctatatctggatttccagtgtgtgtttggactgtgttacaagtgtgccccgtgcctgcattgccatctgccacggaccgtgcctgttccctgctttggactgtgttttaaagtgttgtttcccctgcctccatggaagtctgcctcatatgggcccaagccgctgctagcagccgggcgcctgccggggaaa
The DNA window shown above is from Eublepharis macularius isolate TG4126 chromosome 3, MPM_Emac_v1.0, whole genome shotgun sequence and carries:
- the LOC129326400 gene encoding LOW QUALITY PROTEIN: olfactory receptor 52N1-like (The sequence of the model RefSeq protein was modified relative to this genomic sequence to represent the inferred CDS: inserted 2 bases in 1 codon); protein product: MAASNHTEGTLSYFILNGIPGLEAAHVWISLPFCSMYLIAMVGNCGLLYLIWTEEALHRPMYCFLSLLSITDLAGINSVMPKTLGILWFKLKEIDLSSCLAQMFFIHTLTGMESGVLMLMALDRFVAICYPLRYTAILTNSVIAKMGLATFLRGAVLMLPFPFLLRGLPFCRTNVIAHTYCXIDAIYGLVAASVIGGFDIFCIFMSYVLILRAVVGLSSKDARSKAVNTCTSHICAILITYTLAFFTFFTHRFGGHTIAPHIHILMANLYLLTPPMLNPIVYGVKTKQIRESVLKLFQQRKAISTHSP